A window from Natronorubrum aibiense encodes these proteins:
- a CDS encoding RNA-guided endonuclease TnpB family protein, translating to MDELVETLRFRLHIESGERWRLKQARFDARPIANHTWAMRELGYSKTEIAKQVMPTENDFVKNNAQAVVWKACDAYDAYESALKKWRNSDNRDELPKPQPPSTDSWGAFPLVMNHSEGYELQVRDDNRVGYRISAQPYKEKVRGFLRGAKQDLDRVKHALDSASDLEVGRAEVVYREGVYYLHVPIRHPITIDAAEDAESVIAIDINERNITTTVLDRESRETLAQLTIDYGQVKQKRQRYYDIKRRCQEHGKHSEVHRIGNHVENFTEWTLHRLSKVIEHYVQWFPNPVVVFESLEGIRNDIDYGSYMNRRLHKLPFHEFERQVTYKVHRHGAPVEHVDSEYNSQRCSMCGEKGSRNGGRFTCKNDTCALKQDHSDRNASVNAAVRWIAKTETGDDSHSSADNYRPRKTPPQVRVRRVGSGRHTTTSCGGVDVNRPTSSHEIASQGVLHS from the coding sequence ATGGATGAGCTTGTTGAGACGCTACGTTTCCGCCTCCACATAGAGAGTGGGGAGCGCTGGCGTCTCAAACAGGCTCGGTTCGACGCTCGGCCCATCGCTAATCACACCTGGGCAATGCGTGAACTCGGATACAGTAAGACCGAGATTGCAAAGCAAGTCATGCCGACCGAGAATGACTTCGTGAAAAATAACGCACAAGCCGTTGTGTGGAAAGCTTGTGACGCTTACGACGCGTACGAAAGTGCGTTGAAGAAGTGGCGTAACAGCGACAACCGCGACGAGTTACCGAAGCCACAGCCGCCGTCGACTGATTCATGGGGAGCGTTCCCGCTCGTTATGAACCACAGCGAAGGATACGAACTGCAAGTTCGTGACGACAACCGTGTTGGCTATCGCATCAGTGCCCAGCCATACAAGGAGAAGGTACGTGGGTTTCTTCGCGGGGCAAAACAGGATCTTGATCGCGTCAAGCATGCGCTAGATTCCGCGAGTGATTTAGAGGTGGGTCGGGCTGAGGTTGTGTATCGAGAGGGCGTGTACTACCTACACGTCCCGATACGACACCCCATCACAATTGACGCTGCGGAAGACGCAGAGTCAGTCATCGCCATCGACATCAACGAACGCAACATCACCACCACCGTTCTCGACCGAGAGTCGCGTGAAACGCTCGCGCAACTCACCATCGATTACGGCCAAGTAAAGCAAAAGCGCCAGCGATACTACGACATCAAACGTCGCTGCCAGGAACACGGCAAACACAGCGAAGTTCATCGAATCGGAAACCACGTCGAGAACTTTACTGAGTGGACGCTACACCGACTCAGCAAAGTCATCGAACACTACGTACAATGGTTCCCGAACCCGGTTGTGGTGTTTGAGTCGCTCGAAGGCATTCGCAACGACATCGACTACGGTAGCTATATGAACCGCCGATTGCACAAGCTGCCGTTCCACGAGTTTGAACGGCAAGTCACGTACAAAGTCCACCGTCACGGCGCTCCGGTCGAGCATGTCGATTCCGAGTATAACTCACAGCGTTGCTCGATGTGTGGCGAGAAAGGCTCTCGAAACGGTGGACGGTTCACGTGCAAAAACGATACGTGTGCTCTCAAGCAAGATCACTCGGATCGAAACGCGTCGGTGAATGCTGCGGTACGATGGATTGCGAAAACAGAGACTGGCGATGACAGTCACAGCAGCGCGGATAACTACCGACCTCGCAAAACCCCGCCTCAAGTGCGGGTGCGCCGGGTCGGGTCGGGACGCCACACCACCACCTCTTGTGGTGGCGTGGACGTAAACCGTCCAACCTCATCCCACGAGATCGCCTCACAGGGAGTGCTTCACAGCTAA
- a CDS encoding orc1/cdc6 family replication initiation protein, with product MTLFERSEAIFEDENVLHDDYQPESLEERDEELEQYTAYLQPVINGSQPRNIFLYGKTGVGKTAVTKYLLRHLEEDAKQYDDLTVTTVYLNCEDLTSSYRVAVELVNTFREPSEQISRTGYPLNAVYEKLWAELDQIGGMVLIVLDEVDYIGDDDSILYQLPRARSNEKIEHARIGIIGISNDFKYREKLDPRVEDTLCERELHFPPYDANELQNILEKRAALAFKDGILEGDVVPLCAAFAAQDKGSARQGLDLLLEAGDLARRRNDPVVTEDHVREAKQLLEKQRIEESMKELTSHGHLTLLAVVTATVVDPSQIPFQKQQLYEQYQDLAVATNRDPLGGRAFHNHLAELSMLGILDRTKRNEGRGGGIYYEYEIDVPIDAALSTLEHLHMSDELDMESLRQNAENQGLL from the coding sequence ATGACGCTCTTCGAGCGATCTGAGGCGATCTTTGAGGATGAAAACGTTCTCCATGACGACTATCAGCCCGAATCGCTCGAGGAACGAGACGAGGAACTCGAACAGTATACTGCATATCTCCAACCCGTCATCAACGGTTCACAGCCTCGAAACATCTTCCTCTATGGAAAGACGGGTGTCGGGAAAACAGCCGTCACGAAGTATCTCCTCCGCCATCTCGAGGAAGACGCCAAACAGTACGATGACCTCACAGTGACGACGGTCTATCTCAACTGTGAAGATCTGACCAGTAGTTATCGGGTTGCTGTTGAACTCGTCAATACATTTCGTGAGCCATCCGAGCAAATCAGTCGCACTGGCTATCCGCTGAATGCCGTCTATGAAAAGTTGTGGGCAGAACTTGATCAGATCGGTGGAATGGTCCTGATCGTCCTGGACGAAGTCGACTACATCGGCGATGACGACTCGATTCTCTATCAACTTCCGCGTGCACGCAGCAACGAAAAAATCGAACACGCTCGTATCGGGATCATCGGCATCAGTAACGACTTCAAATATCGCGAAAAGCTCGATCCACGTGTCGAAGATACCCTCTGCGAACGCGAACTCCACTTTCCGCCATATGACGCAAACGAGCTCCAGAATATTCTCGAAAAGCGAGCAGCGCTAGCGTTCAAAGACGGCATTCTCGAGGGCGACGTCGTCCCATTGTGTGCAGCATTTGCTGCGCAGGATAAGGGCAGTGCCCGCCAAGGGCTTGATCTGCTTCTCGAGGCAGGGGACCTAGCCCGCCGGCGAAACGATCCCGTCGTTACCGAAGATCACGTTCGCGAGGCAAAGCAACTGCTCGAAAAGCAACGGATCGAGGAGAGCATGAAGGAGCTCACCTCGCATGGACATCTCACACTCTTAGCTGTGGTCACTGCAACAGTTGTAGATCCCTCTCAGATCCCATTTCAAAAGCAACAGCTCTATGAGCAGTATCAAGATCTTGCAGTCGCGACTAATCGAGATCCGCTTGGTGGGAGAGCCTTCCACAATCACTTAGCCGAACTCTCGATGCTCGGCATCCTCGATCGAACAAAACGAAACGAAGGCAGAGGTGGTGGAATCTATTATGAGTATGAAATTGACGTGCCGATTGACGCCGCGCTGTCGACACTCGAGCATTTGCATATGAGCGATGAACTAGATATGGAGTCTCTTCGACAGAATGCAGAGAATCAAGGCCTTTTGTGA
- a CDS encoding RNA-guided endonuclease InsQ/TnpB family protein → MVDDYVCRTAITCLSVDGEQRELLEETISEWKRGCQIATDMAWGKCNTKSDVQPLAYDDVREHTDLGSQHAILATHQAAQAITGCIERRSKGKKVSKPTFTAPTVKYDTRTMTLFDDGTVSLSTTKSRVRCELALPDADDGYQRQYLDSDTWSVTESTLTTRDGDYFLHIGFRRPKNDTEQNTAEDGTVLGVDLGIENLAVTSTAYFFSGRESTHDLREFEKVRAGLQQTGTRSAHRTLEQSSGRELRYIRDVLHQASNAIVDEALRYECNVIAFEDLTHIRDRTGASWGHRWAFRTLYEQVKYKAEAEGFSVKQVGSAYTSKRCAECGFTAGENRSTRNDFRCVNCESEANADYNAAKNIGMRYVRRGQQSSRRTGNSQLALKSGTVTPSGGFTAHPEGFDAESTDKFHPQSAEGA, encoded by the coding sequence GTGGTGGACGACTACGTGTGTCGGACGGCAATCACCTGCCTCTCGGTAGACGGTGAGCAACGCGAGTTGCTTGAGGAAACTATCTCCGAGTGGAAGCGTGGTTGCCAAATCGCCACGGACATGGCGTGGGGCAAGTGTAACACAAAAAGCGACGTACAGCCCCTCGCCTACGACGACGTGCGCGAACACACCGACCTCGGTAGTCAGCACGCGATTCTCGCCACCCACCAAGCCGCACAAGCAATCACCGGCTGTATCGAGCGCCGGTCCAAAGGCAAGAAAGTCAGCAAGCCCACGTTCACCGCACCCACGGTGAAATACGACACTCGGACCATGACACTGTTCGATGACGGCACAGTCTCTCTCTCCACAACGAAGAGTCGTGTCCGGTGTGAACTTGCTCTGCCCGACGCCGATGATGGCTACCAACGGCAGTACCTCGACTCGGACACGTGGAGCGTCACGGAAAGTACGCTCACCACCCGTGACGGCGACTACTTCTTGCATATCGGCTTTCGCCGACCCAAGAACGACACCGAGCAGAACACCGCCGAGGACGGAACGGTCCTCGGGGTTGACCTCGGTATCGAAAATCTCGCCGTCACAAGCACCGCCTACTTCTTCAGCGGGCGAGAGTCAACACACGACCTCCGCGAGTTTGAGAAGGTACGTGCCGGACTCCAACAGACCGGGACGCGAAGCGCCCACCGGACACTCGAACAGTCGAGTGGCCGGGAACTTCGATATATCCGTGACGTACTCCACCAAGCGTCCAACGCGATTGTGGATGAAGCACTCCGATACGAGTGCAACGTGATAGCGTTCGAGGACTTAACCCACATCCGCGACCGCACGGGAGCGTCGTGGGGTCACAGGTGGGCGTTCCGAACGCTGTACGAACAGGTGAAGTATAAGGCCGAAGCGGAAGGCTTCTCGGTGAAGCAAGTGGGTTCGGCGTACACATCGAAGCGGTGCGCCGAGTGCGGATTCACGGCTGGCGAGAATCGCTCGACTCGCAACGACTTCCGATGTGTGAATTGCGAGTCGGAAGCGAACGCGGACTACAACGCAGCGAAGAACATCGGTATGCGGTATGTCCGCCGGGGCCAACAGTCGTCTCGACGGACGGGCAACAGTCAACTTGCCCTGAAGTCTGGGACTGTGACGCCGAGTGGCGGATTCACCGCCCACCCGGAAGGGTTTGACGCCGAGTCCACGGACAAGTTCCACCCTCAAAGCGCCGAAGGCGCTTAG